The genome window CTCCTTCCCGATGGCCTGTGGGCTGAGATCGCACCGCTGCTGCCGCCTGAGCCAGCCAAGCCGAAGGGCGGTCGCCCGCGAAGATCTGACCGCGCGGCGTTGACGGGCATCCTGTTCGTGCTCCGCTCAGGCACGCCGTGGGAGTTGCTTCCGCGCGAGATGGGCTGTGGCTCCGGCATGACCTGCTGGCGACGCTTGCGCGATTGGCAGAAGGCCGGGGTTTGGGACCGCCTGCAACAGACGCTGCTCGATCGGCTCGGACGCCGGAACGGCATCGACTTCAGCCGCGCCTCCCTCGACAGCGCCTCCATCGCTGCAAAAAAGGGGGCCCGGCGTCAGGCCCGAACCCGACCGACCGGGGCAAGCCGGGCACGAAGCGTCACGTCCTCACCGATGCGAAGGGCATCCCGCTCGCGCTGAAGCTGACGGGGGCCAACGTGCACGACAGCCGGATGCTCGAGGCGGTGGTGGATGCTGTGCCGCCGATCCGCCAGTGCTGGGGACGACCGCGCAAACGCCCGTCCCGGTTGCACGCCGACAAGGCCTACGATCACCGCCGCTGCCGTCAGGCGCTCACCCGCCGTCGCATCCAGCACCGCATCGCCCGTCGCGGCATCGAGAGCAGCCAACGTCTGGGCCGGCACAGGTGGGTCGTGGAGCGCACGCTGGCTTGGTTCGCCCAGTTCCGCCGCCTCGCCATCTGCTACGAGCGACGGACCGACATCCACCTCGCCTTCTCCACCCTGGCCGCAGCCCTAATCGTCTGGCGCTTCATCGAACGCTGGTTTTGTTAGAGGCTCTAAGTCGATCGACATACGGGGGACGACCCGACTCGAGGTCCGAAGTGGCTGGGCGCATCACACAGTCCGAGGAGGAAGGGGAAGGTGGACCCATCGGGTGATGGGGGCTGATTTTTGCCGGTCGTGTCGGCGCCGAGATCCTGGGCTGTGCCAATAGGCTGAGGCGATGATGGCAGCACGGGTGTGCCGGTGTTTTTGCCGGTTCGGCTCGATCGGATGGAGCACCACTGCTCCCTGCACCTTCAGTGCGTGTGGTGTGATGCCCTTCCTTCTGCCGTCCCGCCTACCGTGCCGCTACCGTCTTCTACCGCCTCTTGCTGGACCCGACCGTACCCTGCCGTGCCCTGTCTTCACCGACGTGCGACGTCGCCGTTCAGGCCGAGACTGGATCCGGCGAGGCCGCCACCCATCCGACGCGCCGTCTCGCGCAGCGGCGGGAAAGCTGCGGCCACGCCGAGCCACTGAAGGCCCCAGTGGTGCCAGTCCTTGCCAGTGCGTTTGCCAGCGGTCTGCCATGAGTTGGGGGTTATCACACCACACGCACTGAAGCGTCTTCGACCCCGTAGAGCTCTTCAGGAACCCAGCTGCGCGGACGGCGTCGATCGAGTTCGACCTGCGGCTTCCGACAATCGTTCAGGCCGCTCCACAGATCGATATCCGCAAACGAAAAGGGCCGACCCGAAGGCCGGCCCCGATCGTCGCGCCGCGGGCGGTTCTACTCGGCCGCGGTCATCTCGGCGGTGTAGTGGCCGCACCAGTCCTGGGCGGCGACCACCGGC of Methylobacterium radiotolerans JCM 2831 contains these proteins:
- a CDS encoding IS5-like element ISMra6 family transposase (programmed frameshift); this encodes MARPLLPDGLWAEIAPLLPPEPAKPKGGRPRRSDRAALTGILFVLRSGTPWELLPREMGCGSGMTCWRRLRDWQKAGVWDRLQQTLLDRLGRRNGIDFSRASLDSASIAGKKGGPASGPNPTDRGKPGTKRHVLTDAKGIPLALKLTGANVHDSRMLEAVVDAVPPIRQCWGRPRKRPSRLHADKAYDHRRCRQALTRRRIQHRIARRGIESSQRLGRHRWVVERTLAWFAQFRRLAICYERRTDIHLAFSTLAAALIVWRFIERWFC